From the genome of Spodoptera frugiperda isolate SF20-4 chromosome 23, AGI-APGP_CSIRO_Sfru_2.0, whole genome shotgun sequence, one region includes:
- the LOC118266676 gene encoding probable chitinase 10 → MGHNFTLWCALALALCAYVLASPRAGFAFTRSAVETVPQHDPIAAPIRASVESIPLRSVRDEGDERLPLRDAVEKRPISLIEPESAFKLIEDAEVISDEESVSGLKYYGAAGHLNVMTRNDERLQLGNANLQAMQQTVAGPTARRIVVCYMKSWAAYRAPPLAFTAALVPKSCTHLHYAFATMHPHTYSVIPNNEDYDIVKGGYRIATGLKKRLNGLKVMISVGGEGTDRLFSEMVQEPERRTMFIESAVNFMRDHDFDGLDLHWVYPGEDENERELLTALLYELREKFSSYGFLLSTVLPPFRYQIEDGYDLSAVSGATDYTVLQAWDMTHGKPDEPPSRAVQHSPLRRDPGATARDQRYDNIEFMVKFILRHGMNAEKLVLGIPFFGRTYSLASSARSVPGAAVTGWGEEGAYTQTKGLLSYFEICMAEREGKGSSNVDEAGNTYIVFDKEWVTYDTPVTVLEKMKFVVTTGLAGAAAWSIDMDDFRGLCGQPFPLLSAISTTLNGEAIQTDLSSLKIGSCESDNPYLASDVDSCAHFHFCTGGISYRMPCEDDRLYDPSTGFCGHQDVAKCMPGQSLRISVEDAARFLSQAYENDFEWNEPSKDMTANNDPERLIAVMDSKKSKQSDKLVVCYMTSWAFYRRGDGKFVPENIDTRLCTHVVYAYASLSPDELIAKEFDPWADVTNNLYERVTSLKDVKVLLGLGGWTDSAGDKYSRMVSSQASRSKFIEKLIPFLRMHNFKGLHLDWNYPVCWQSNCKKGAVSDKPNFAKFVQELSKALHGAGMELGVAISGYKEVIESAYDLPVLSKAADFLSTMTYDYHGGWEKATGHHTPLVPPSKEALAHYSVEYAVKALISGGADPKKLLLGLSFYGQSYRLNDMNGAKGPGSPASGPGEPGEFTKQPGMLAYYEICYRVKNLRWKTGRQDNAGPYTYSDNQWVGYDDPKSITEKVEWALRQGMGGVTAWAIDLDDFSNRCCAEPSPLLRAAGRALGRSVPSPPTTACERPPEPVTPAAPTTTTAEFDGSAGGSHDHHHHDQTSTTWPSWNPSTTTPSTAQTWWPAATTPMTTTSSTTTTKRPTTTKRPATTTKKPAADAGSLEGTPCNAGDYRAAPGDCEGYLQCEGGVWRKHRCAPGLHWAASVNRCDWPSFAKCTATASSEASTATSTLAPVASRPPPRPTTTTTRRPTTTTTTTRRPTTKPTTIGIQADEGPQEGDSCIGEQYSSVPGDCNAYLHCDGTSWHMQRCAPGLHWSNVQKHCDWPKYAKCEVPKSTTAAPKPTRPSRPTTTTSTTTTTTTRAPPSGSAFENAPCGGNDMHAPSTTCDTYLLCVGGRWRKQLCPPGLHWDKRTRRCDWVEFAMCEVGKPTKSTTSTTTTTTTTTTTTTARPTTTTRRPTTTTRRPTRPTTTKKPLADEAQVPGKGCNTGTYHAHPKCEKFYVCVNGMLIAQSCAPGLVWRPDRSQCDFPSSSSCTDKRQSDGPVSDSTNSQSTMMQQLNEEPPKYCESGAYAQLPSDCTRYLHCLFGKFEEFACSAGLHWNQEKQICDWPKNAKCKRKQGSSTTSTTTTTTSRPVQMDVIEPEHEHISEHGHDHSHHDHEHSHAKPTKPSASVSSIHTQPDISSKPALLNSRYKLVCYYTNWSWYRPGIGKFSPEDIDPTLCTHIVYGFAVLGDDGLIMPHDTWSDIDNGFYEKVVEFKRYGIKVSLAIGGWNDSAGDKYSKLVNDPAARARFVSHVVQFLKKYGFDGLDLDWEYPKCWQVDCSQGPDSDKEAFADLVLELSAVFKPKGLLLSAAVSPSKKVIDAGYDVPVLARHLDWIAVMTYDYHGQWDKRTGHVAPLYYHPEDSTTYFNANYTMHYWMKKGAPANKLIMGMPMYGQTFTLGSEKDSPQSLSMSSEYTGLNAPASDGGEAGEYTRAKGFLSYYEICDRIRYNGWKVVKDPYQRMGPYAYKGNQWVSFDDVEIIKKKVNFIKSLNLAGGMVWALDLDDFKNRCGQGKHPLVNAIKNGLLDSKVEEDTILSDPIIEPPNAIDDDSDDIQVRPIQKPTSRPTQMTTQVTTNWWQTTALTTTTKRPVTTVSTNLEDRYKVVCYYTNWAWYRPGPGKFTPSDIDPSLCTHIVYAFAVLDTKRLVIKPHDIWLDVENKFYEKVVSLKQKGVKVVLGLGGWDDSASDKYSRMVNSPSARRKFVIHALDFIEQYEFDGLNLDWEYPKCWQVNCEKGPSSDKQGFANLVKELRAAFRPRGLSVSAAVSASKRVIDAAYDVATLSKNLDWISLMTYDYHGQWDKKTGHLSPMYEGEDDEDKTLNTNFSVNYWISKGASPEKLILGVPFYGQSFSLEENAGSGLGAPSYAGGEAGDETRARGFLSFYEICDRIRMKGWKVSRDPGGRMGPYASFEDQWVSFDDDFMVRHKAEYVRSMGLGGSMAWALDLDDFSGKNCGCGKSPLLATINHVLRGSEAPPRCPLEELQADTPEPAEVPEPEVPEPDDIPAISVEEVDTDTNTDTDTDSNTNVDTDTDTDTDLVESSGPSLEGGACTGTVFKADENKCSKYYLCLNGHWMQLECPAPLQWHKNHCDWPEKAQCRTKAGLRIGGLEPEEVQDDKSIVGCYFTNWAFYRPGKGSFGPEQVDPSLCTHIIYAWAHLDGKSFNLVPGNSELDLENDFYGKLTQLRQTGVKVIIGAGGLTDSESRKWSTMVSSPENRKTFVNSVLKFLQRWHFDGIQIAWQYPGCRQTPCTSESFNYKERDNFADLLSELSRKLRPHNLEISAMVTASPEIAQLAYKPHILASELDWVAVAANDYYASSTGKTSYLVPLQSSHGSNNLNASLSYWTSALPPRHVVLGIPAYGRSYTLRSASNSGLGAPVTGPGEPGPYTRIPGLLAYYEVADGLASRQWKESRTSEGTFSVRGGQWASYLSVVDVGSIGAAARRAGARGAALWALDLDVRGDCSLLNAMRRGLMEPDLPLEQCAPAA, encoded by the exons atgGGGCATAACTTTACTCTATGG tgcGCTTTAGCGTTAGCGTTATGCGCATACGTATTAGCATCTCCTCGCGCAGGATTCGCATTCACGAGAAGTGCTGTTGAAACGGTTCCACAACATGATCCCATAGCTGCTCCAATACGTGCCTCCGTCGAAAGTATACCGTTAag GAGTGTTCGTGACGAGGGAGATGAGAGGTTACCATTACGTGATGCTGTAGAAAAGAGGCCAATCTCTCTGATAGAGCCTGAATCTGCTTTTAAACTAATCGAG GATGCTGAGGTGATATCAGATGAAGAAAGCGTCAGCGGGTTGAAATATTATGGCGCAGCCGGTCATCTCAACGT CATGACACGCAACGATGAGAGACTACAGCTAGGAAATGCGAACCTACAAG CAATGCAGCAGACGGTGGCGGGCCCCACGGCGCGTCGTATCGTGGTGTGTTACATGAAGTCCTGGGCGGCGTACAGGGCTCCTCCACTGGCATTCACGGCCGCACTAGTACCCAAATCTTGCACCCACCTCCACTATGCATTCGCCACTATGCACCCCCATACATACTCAGTTATTCCTAACAATGAGGATTACGATATCGttaaag GTGGTTATCGCATAGCGACTGGTCTGAAGAAACGTCTTAATGGATTGAAAGTGATGATCAGTGTGGGTGGGGAGGGCACAGACCGCCTGTTCAGCGAAATGGTACAGGAACCAGAGAGGCGGACTATGTTCATAGAAAGCGCCGTAAACTTTATGAGAGACCATGACTTCGACGGTTTAGATCTTCATTGGGTTTATCCAG GTGAAGACGAAAATGAAAGAGAGTTGTTAACAGCGCTCCTTTACGAACTCCGAGAGAAGTTTTCGTCTTATGGATTCCTGCTTTCTACCGTTTTGCCGCCGTTCAG ATATCAAATAGAAGACGGGTACGATTTGAGTGCTGTCAGTGGAGCGACCGACTACACAGTGCTGCAGGCGTGGGACATGACACATGGCAAGCCTGACGAGCCACCTTCAAGGGCTGTACAGCACAGTCCATTGCGTAGAGACCCTGGAGCTACTGCCAGAGACCAAAGATATGATAACATT GAATTCATGGTGAAGTTCATCCTCCGACACGGCATGAATGCTGAGAAGTTAGTGCTTGGCATTCCATTCTTCGGAAGAACATACTCTCTGGCATCGTCAGCACGATCTGTTCCTGGCGCCGCAGTTACCGGTTGGGGTGAAGAGGGAGCTTACACACAAACTAAGGGACTCTTGTCTTACTTCGAA ATTTGTATGGCCGAACGTGAAGGAAAAGGATCAAGCAACGTTGACGAAGCTGGAAACACTTACATAGTGTTTGATAAAGAATGGGTCACATACGACACTCCAGTAACTGTCTTAGAAAAG ATGAAATTCGTGGTGACTACTGGCCTAGCAGGTGCTGCGGCATGGTCCATTGACATGGACGATTTCAGAGGATTGTGTGGTCAACCATTCCCACTCTTGAGCGCCATTTCAACCACACTTAATG GTGAAGCTATCCAAACAGATCTATCTTCATTGAAAATAGGTTCTTGTGAATCTGACAATCCATACTTAGCGTCAGACGTAGACTCGTGCGCACACTTCCACTTCTGCACCGGCGGTATCAGCTACAGAATGCCTTGTGAAGACGATCGTCTTTACGATCCCTCTACAGGATTCTGCGG CCACCAAGATGTAGCAAAATGTATGCCAGGACAAAGTCTGCGAATCAGCGTTGAGGACGCAGCTCGTTTCCTATCCCAAGCGTATGAAAATGATTTCGAA TGGAATGAACCTAGCAAAGACATGACAGCAAATAATGACCCTGAGCGTTTGATTGCCGTGATGGACAGCAAAAAAA GTAAACAAAGTGACAAACTCGTGGTATGCTACATGACAAGCTGGGCATTCTACCGTCGCGGTGACGGAAAGTTTGTTCCGGAAAATATTGATACAAGACTTTGTACCCACGTGGTGTACGCCTACGCATCGCTCTCTCCTGATGAACTTATCGCCAAGGAGTTCGATCCTTGGGCCGATGTTACTAACA atcTTTACGAGCGTGTCACATCCTTAAAAGATGTCAAAGTTCTCCTCGGATTGGGAGGCTGGACGGACTCCGCTGGCGATAAATACTCCCGGATGGTATCATCACAAGCATCTCGCAGCAAGTTCATAGAAAAGTTGATTCCATTCTTGCGCATGCACAACTTTAAGGGTCTTCATTTGGATTGGAACTACCCTGTTTGTTGGCAAAGCAATTGTAAAAAGGGAGCCGTTTCTGATAAACCTAATTTCGCTAAATTCGTTCag GAACTATCCAAAGCATTGCATGGAGCTGGTATGGAGCTTGGTGTCGCCATTTCTGGTTATAAAGAAGTGATCGAGTCCGCGTATGATTTACCAGTTCTATCGAAAGCAGCCGATTTCCTTAGCACTATGACTTATGATTACCACGGAGGATGGGAGAAGGCTACTGGACACCACACACCACTAGTTCCTCCTTCTAAAGAAGCTCTAGCGCATTATTCTGTT GAATATGCTGTTAAAGCTTTGATCAGCGGAGGAGCAGATCCTAAGAAACTTCTCCTCGGATTATCGTTTTACGGTCAATCGTATAGACTCAATGATATGAACGGAGCGAAGGGCCCTGGATCTCCTGCATCTGGACCTGGTGAACCAGGAGAGTTTACCAAACAACCTGGAATGTTGGCTTACTACGAAATATGCTATCGAg TGAAAAACTTAAGATGGAAGACAGGCAGACAAGATAATGCCGGCCCTTACACATACTCCGACAATCAGTGGGTTGGGTACGATGACCCCAAATCTATCACTGAAAAG GTGGAATGGGCATTACGCCAAGGTATGGGTGGTGTGACGGCGTGGGCAATAGACCTGGATGACTTCAGCAACCGTTGCTGTGCTGAGCCGTCACCTCTGCTCCGTGCAGCAGGCCGCGCTCTCGGCAGAAGCGTGCCATCTCCTCCCACAACCGCCTGTGAGAGACCACCAGAACCTGTCACACCGGCGGCACCTACTACAACCACTGCTGAATTTGATG GTTCAGCAGGCGGCAGTCACGACCACCACCACCACGACCAGACATCCACGACGTGGCCGAGCTGGAACCCGTCCACCACTACCCCCAGCACCGCTCAAACATGGTGGCCCGCAGCCACCACTCCCATGACCACCACCTCATCTACTACAACTACTAAACGTCCGACTACTACAAAACGACCTGCTACCACCACCAAAAAGCCAGCAGCAGACGCCG GAAGCCTAGAAGGAACACCATGCAATGCAGGAGACTACCGGGCGGCTCCAGGCGACTGCGAAGGGTACCTGCAATGTGAAGGCGGCGTGTGGCGCAAACATCGCTGTGCTCCTGGCCTACACTGGGCCGCCTCCGTCAACCGCTGCGACTGGCCCagcttcgccaagtgtaccg CAACGGCAAGTAGTGAAGCAAGTACTGCCACATCGACCTTGGCTCCAGTGGCCTCCCGTCCGCCACCGAGGCCGACGACCACCACCACTAGACGTCCCACTACGACTACCACCACCACAAGGCGACCGACCACTAAACCAACCACCATAGGAATACAAGCAG aCGAAGGTCCTCAAGAGGGCGATTCGTGTATTGGCGAACAATACAGTTCAGTACCTGGTGACTGCAATGCGTACCTGCATTGCGATGGTACCTCGTGGCACATGCAGCGCTGTGCGCCCGGCCTGCACTGGAGCAACGTACAGAAACACTGCGACTGGCCCAAGTACGCCAAGTGTGAAG TGCCAAAATCTACAACAGCCGCTCCTAAACCTACTCGGCCATCGAGGCCTACTACAACGACATCCACCACTACAACTACTACAACAAGAG CTCCTCCATCAGGTTCTGCATTTGAAAATGCACCTTGTGGTGGAAACGACATGCATGCTCCCTCAACGACTTGCGATACGTACCTGCTTTGCGTTGGAGGTCGCTGGCGTAAGCAACTCTGTCCCCCTGGTCTTCACTGGGACAAGAGGACGCGACGATGCGATTGGGTCGAATTCGCTATGTGTGAAG TGGGTAAACCAACGAAATCAACAACAAGTACAAcgaccaccaccaccaccactacCACAACAACCACAGCACGACCCACGACAACCACTAGAAGACCCACAACAACCACTAGAAGGCCCACGAGACCCACAACCACTAAAAAACCACTTGCCGACGAAGCTCAAGTGCCCGGAAAG GGTTGCAACACAGGCACATATCATGCACATCCCAAGTGTGAGAAATTCTACGTGTGTGTTAATGGTATGCTGATCGCACAAAGCTGTGCACCAGGCCTCGTGTGGCGGCCAGACCGCAGCCAGTGTGACTTCCCCTCCTCGTCTTCATGCACTGACAAGCGACAGAGTGACGGTCCAGTTAGCGACTCTACTAACTCCCAATCCACCATGATGCAACAACTTAATGAAGAACCACCCA AGTACTGTGAAAGTGGAGCATATGCCCAATTGCCATCAGACTGTACACGATACCTTCACTGCTTGTTCGGCAAATTTGAAGAATTCGCCTGCAGTGCTGGATTGCACTGGAATCAG gAGAAGCAAATCTGTGACTGGCCTAAGAATGCTAAATGCAAACGCAAGCAAGGTTCTTCTACCACTagtacaacaacaacaaccacATCCCGACCTGTCCAAATGGATGTAATTGAGCCAGAACATGAACACATCTCTGAACATGGACATGATCATTCACACCACGATCATGAGCACTCTCACGCTAAACCAACTAAGCCTTCAGCTTCCGTGTCCAGCATACATACACAGCCTGACATAAGTAGCAAACCGGCTCTTCTAAATT CTCGCTACAAACTGGTGTGTTATTACACGAACTGGTCATGGTACCGCCCTGGTATCGGCAAATTCAGTCCAGAGGATATCGACCCAACTCTTTGCACTCATATCGTCTATGGATTCGCTGTTCTTGGAGATGATGGTCTCATTATGCCTCATGACACCTGGTCGGATATTGATAATG GATTCTATGAAAAAGTTGTAGAGTTCAAACGCTATGGCATCAAAGTATCACTGGCTATCGGCGGCTGGAACGACTCGGCCGGCGACAAGTATTCTAAGCTGGTCAACGACCCCGCGGCTCGTGCCCGATTCGTCTCACACGTCGTGCAATTCCTCAAAAAGTACGGCTTCGATGGATTGGATCTTGACTGGGAATATCCCAAGTGCTGGCAG GTTGATTGCTCCCAGGGTCCTGACTCAGATAAAGAAGCTTTTGCTGACCTTGTTCTCGAGCTGTCTGCCGTATTTAAGCCAAAGGGTCTGCTTCTGTCAGCGGCCGTGTCTCCCAGCAAGAAGGTCATCGACGCAGGTTACGATGTGCCCGTGCTGGCTCGCCATCTTGACTGGATCGCTGTAATGACATACGACTATCATGGTCAATGGGACAAGAGAACTGGCCATGTTGCTCCATTGTACTACCATCCTGAAGACAGCACGACCTACTTCAATGCG AATTACACTATGCATTACTGGATGAAAAAGGGAGCTCCAGCGAACAAACTAATCATGGGAATGCCAATGTACGGACAGACGTTCACGTTGGGCAGCGAAAAAGATTCTCCACAATCCCTAAGTATGAGCAGCGAATATACTGGTTTGAATGCTCCGGCTTCAGACGGTGGAGAAGCTGGAGAATATACCAGAGCTAAAGGTTTCTTGTCTTACTACGAG ATTTGCGACCGCATCAGATACAATGGATGGAAAGTAGTTAAAGATCCTTACCAGCGTATGGGTCCATACGCGTACAAGGGTAACCAATGGGTATCATTCGACGACGTCGAGATTATCAAAAAGAAAGTAAACTTCATTAAATCATTAAACCTCGCTGGTGGTATGGTCTGGGCACTTGATCTTGATGATTTCAAAAATAG atGTGGTCAAGGAAAACATCCGCTTGTTAACGCCATCAAGAATGGTTTACTGGATTCCAAAGTGGAAGAAGATACAATCTTATCTGACCCAATAATTGAGCCTCCAAATGCAATAGATGATGATTCAGATGACATTCAAGTACGTCCTATTCAAAAACCGACTTCAAGGCCCACACAGATGACGACACAGGTGACGACAAATTGGTGGCAAACAACTGCACTCACAACCACCACTAAGAGACCCGTAACTACTGTCAGCACTAATCTGGAAGACCGTTACAAGGTGGTCTGCTATTACACCAACTGGGCTTGGTATAg aCCTGGTCCAGGAAAGTTCACACCTAGCGATATTGACCCCTCGCTTTGTACCCACATTGTGTACGCTTTTGCTGTCCTTGATACTAAGCGCCTAGTGATCAAACCACATGACATCTGGCTGGATGTTGAAAACA AATTCTACGAAAAGGTAGTGTCTCTGAAACAGAAAGGCGTGAAAGTAGTTCTTGGACTTGGTGGATGGGATGACTCGGCAAGTGACAAATACTCGCGAATGGTAAACAGTCCATCAGCACGAAGGAAGTTTGTTATCCACGCTCTAGACTTTATAGAACAGTATGAATTCGACGGATTGAATCTTGATTGGGAGTACCCTAAGTGCTGGCAA GTGAACTGCGAAAAGGGCCCTAGCTCCGACAAACAAGGCTTTGCCAACCTTGTCAAGGAACTTCGTGCTGCATTCAGGCCCAGAGGTTTATCGGTGTCCGCAGCAGTCTCGGCTAGCAAACGCGTTATAGATGCTG ctTACGACGTTGCAACGTTATCCAAGAACCTAGATTGGATTTCTTTGATGACATATGATTACCACGGCCAATGGGACAAGAAGACTGGCCACTTGTCGCCAATGTATGAAGGCGAAGATGATGAAGATAAAACTTTGAACACA AACTTCTCTGTGAACTACTGGATCAGCAAAGGAGCGTCTCCTGAGAAGCTTATTTTAGGCGTTCCATTCTATGGTCAATCATTTTCCCTGGAAGAGAATGCAGGGTCTGGTCTCGGTGCACCTTCCTACGCAGGTGGAGAGGCTGGCGATGAAACAAGAGCTAGAGGCTTCTTGTCATTCTACGAA atatgtgacCGTATTAGGATGAAGGGTTGGAAGGTATCACGAGACCCAGGAGGCCGTATGGGCCCTTACGCTAGCTTTGAAGACCAATGGGTGTCTTTCGACGATGACTTTATGGTACGCCACAAGGCAGAGTACGTCCGCTCGATGGGCCTGGGAGGTAGCATGGCGTGGGCCCTTGACCTTGATGACTTCAGTGGAAAGAATTGCGGTTGTGGAAAATCTCCTCTCCTTGCTACTATTAATCATGTCCTGCGAGGTTCGGAAGCACCACCAAGATGCCCGCTTGAAGAAC TACAAGCCGATACTCCAGAACCAGCAGAGGTCCCTGAACCTGAAGTGCCAGAACCAGATGATATACCAGCCATTTCTGTCGAAGAAGTTGATACCGACACTAACACTGATACTGATACCGATTCAAACACTAATGTCGATACTGATACCGACACGGACACAGATTTGGTAGAAAGCAGT GGTCCAAGTCTTGAAGGCGGTGCATGCACAGGAACTGTATTCAAAGCTGACGAGAACAAATGCAGCAAATATTACTTGTGTCTTAATGGACACTGGATGCAATTAGAATGTCCTGCACCTCTACAGTGGCACAag AACCACTGTGACTGGCCTGAAAAGGCTCAATGCAGAACGAAAGCTGGACTGCGAATTGGGGGCTTAGAACCGGAAGAAGTACAAGACGACAAGTCTATAGTAGGATGCTACTTCACTAATTGGGCTTTCTATAG gcCCGGTAAAGGCAGTTTTGGACCAGAACAAGTAGACCCATCTCTGTGTACACACATCATATACGCATGGGCACATCTTGATGGCAAATCCTTTAATTTAGTACCTGGAAACTCCGAGCTTGATCTTGAAAATG ATTTCTACGGCAAGCTAACACAGCTGAGACAAACTGGTGTCAAAGTTATTATCGGTGCTGGTGGCCTTACGGATTCTGAAAGCAGAAAATGGAGCACAATGGTATCAAGTCCAGAAAACAGAAAAACATTTGTGAATTCCGTATTGAAATTCTTGCAAAGATGGCACTTCG